The DNA window ATTCCCGGCTTCATCATCCTTTTGGTGGCGGAAGCCGTGGTGGACGCCCGCATGCGCCGCGACCTCTACCAGATCAAGGACGCCGCCGCCAGCCTGACCATGGGACTGGGCAACGTGATCATCGGCCTGTTTGCCAAGGGCATGGTGCTGGCCGTCTTCACCGCCGTCCACAAGTTTGCGATTTTCAAGATCGGCTACCAATGGTGGGCCTGGGTGCTACTCTTCTTTGCCGAAGATTTCAGCTACTACTGGTTCCACCGCGTCAGCCACGAGTGCCGATTCTTCTGGGCGTCGCACGTGGTGCACCACTCGTCACAGCGATACAACCTGGGCACGGCGCTGCGCCAGACATGGACCGGCACTCTCATGTCCTGGGTTTTCTGGCTGTGGCTGCCGCTGGTCGGCTTCCCGCCTCTGATGATCTTGACCATGCAGGCCGTGAGCCTGCTTTACCAGTTCTGGATCCACACGGAACTGGTCCGCCACATGGGGCCGCTGGAAGCGGTGATGAACACGCCGTCGCACCACCGCGTGCATCACGGAGCGAACGACCAGTATCTTGACCGCAACCACGCCGGCATCCTCATCATCTGGGACCGCATGTTCGGTACGTTTGTGCCGGAAGGCGAACAGCCGATTTATGGGTTGACCAAGAACATCAATACCTACAATCCCTTCCGCATCGCTTTCCAGGAGTGGGCAGACATGTGGCGTGACGTGCTGCACGCGCCCACGTGGCGGCTGAAAATGCGTTATGTATTGGGAAAGCCGGGATGGAAGGCGGAACAGGATCCTGTGTCGAACGCCGAACTCGCTTCATAGAAAGCTGTGTACCATGACCAAGGCCTTATCTCTGGCCCTTCTACTGTGCGTAATCGTTTCCTCCGCCAGCGCTGTGTGCATGAGTCCTCAACCCCGCCTGGTTTGCGCGGAGTATTTCAAGGAACAAGTCGTGGTTGTCGCTCGACTGGTCCGTACGCGCTATGTTGATCCCAAGAAAGATGACGAGATGGACTACCACCTCTACACCATGCAGACCGAACGCGTCCTGCGCGGGAAAATCAATCCGAGGTTTCGCATTTACGAAGAGAACAGCAGCGGGCGCGCCGCCTTCCAATGGAAAGAAGGCGAGACATACCTCTTGTTTCTGTCTTATATCAAGCGGGAGGGTTGGGAACTCGATGGCTGCGGAAACTCCGGTCCCATGAGCCAATCTGCAGAAGTTCTGAAGCAAATCGACAAGATCAATGCTACCGGGAATGGCTATGGCGGCATCATTGCAGGCGTGGTCTGGTTCGACGCAGGAATCACGGTGATCGCCCAGGGCACGGCGGGAAAGTTCACCACAAAATCAGACGAGAAAGGCGCGTTCAGTATTCACGTTCCCGCAGGAGT is part of the Terriglobia bacterium genome and encodes:
- a CDS encoding sterol desaturase family protein — protein: MPDLIHWAIPGFIILLVAEAVVDARMRRDLYQIKDAAASLTMGLGNVIIGLFAKGMVLAVFTAVHKFAIFKIGYQWWAWVLLFFAEDFSYYWFHRVSHECRFFWASHVVHHSSQRYNLGTALRQTWTGTLMSWVFWLWLPLVGFPPLMILTMQAVSLLYQFWIHTELVRHMGPLEAVMNTPSHHRVHHGANDQYLDRNHAGILIIWDRMFGTFVPEGEQPIYGLTKNINTYNPFRIAFQEWADMWRDVLHAPTWRLKMRYVLGKPGWKAEQDPVSNAELAS
- a CDS encoding carboxypeptidase-like regulatory domain-containing protein, yielding MTKALSLALLLCVIVSSASAVCMSPQPRLVCAEYFKEQVVVVARLVRTRYVDPKKDDEMDYHLYTMQTERVLRGKINPRFRIYEENSSGRAAFQWKEGETYLLFLSYIKREGWELDGCGNSGPMSQSAEVLKQIDKINATGNGYGGIIAGVVWFDAGITVIAQGTAGKFTTKSDEKGAFSIHVPAGVYSVRAVERGARFVADDLSYEFPSRVRVVNGSCVQIRFNRMDAEEPKHPSERLPGR